In the Hordeum vulgare subsp. vulgare chromosome 7H, MorexV3_pseudomolecules_assembly, whole genome shotgun sequence genome, one interval contains:
- the LOC123412089 gene encoding vesicle-associated protein 4-1-like: MPLWGTASGPPPPVAEGGAAEGSGGSSGAAAIRSLLPTRRRLRLDPPSKLYFPYEPGKQVRSAVRIKNVSKSHVAFKFQTTAPKSCFMRPPGGILAPGETIIATVFKFVEHPENNEKPLDQKCKVKFKIISLKVKGPVEYVPELFDEQKDQVAVEQILRVVFLDAERPSAQLDRLKRQLAEAEAALEARKKPPEDNSPPIVGEGLVIDEWKERRERYLARQQVEEVDSV; this comes from the exons ATGCCTCTGTGGGGCACCGCGTCCGGGCCACCGCCGCCTGTggcggagggaggagccgcggagGGGTCGGGCGGGTCGTCAGGCGCCGCGGCTATACGGTCGCTGCTGCCTACCAGGCGGCGACTGCGGCTCGACCCGCCATCAAAACTCTACTTCCCAT ATGAGCCTGGCAAGCAAGTCCGGAGCGCGGTGAGGATCAAGAACGTCAGCAAGTCCCATGTGGCGTTCAAG TTCCAAACAACGGCACCAAAGAGCTGCTTCATGAGGCCTCCTGGCGGCATACTTGCTCCAGGAGAAACCATCATAGCTACAG TGTTCAAGTTTGTCGAGCAccctgagaacaacgagaagcctTTAGATCAGAAGTGCAAGGTCAAGTTCAAGATTATTAGCCTGAAAGTTAAAGGGCCTGTGGAGTATGTCCCAGAATTG TTCGATGAGCAGAAAGACCAGGTTGCAGTTGAGCAAATTCTGCGGGTTGTGTTCTTGGATGCGGAGCGTCCTAGTGCA CAACTGGACAGACTCAAGCGTCAGcttgctgaagctgaagcagctcttGAGGCACGCAAGAAGCCTCCAGAAGACAACAGTCCCCCTATTGTTGGCGAAGGGCTTGTAATCGATGAATGG AAGGAACGAAGAGAGAGATACCTTGCTCGTCAGCAGGTTGAAGAGGTTGATTCGGTATAA